One segment of Anatilimnocola aggregata DNA contains the following:
- the allE gene encoding (S)-ureidoglycine aminohydrolase, translating into MEVFGATRSRIRRNYALITPDTHVPSPLLGWESATAFFHITPELGARFTQYTAVLAPGAKSAQPHESVQRLIYVLEGGVDVHCSSASNATALTSGGYAYFPAGTSHSISASAAAKLIVFEKVYRPLKGTAAPQVVIGHAADVEAKAFLGDPDARLKTLLPIEPAFDLAVNIFTYQPGATLPFVEIHVMEHGLQMLAGAGVYRLGEDHYPVTAGDIIWMGSHCPQWFVAMGKQPASYIYYKDIHRDGLEEKG; encoded by the coding sequence ATGGAAGTTTTCGGCGCGACCCGTTCGCGCATCAGACGCAACTACGCTCTGATCACTCCCGATACACACGTCCCATCGCCACTGCTGGGCTGGGAAAGTGCGACTGCGTTTTTCCATATCACGCCCGAACTCGGAGCCCGGTTTACGCAATACACGGCCGTACTTGCACCAGGTGCCAAGAGCGCTCAGCCGCACGAGTCCGTTCAGCGTTTGATCTATGTGCTCGAAGGGGGCGTAGACGTTCATTGCTCGAGTGCGAGCAATGCGACCGCGCTGACTTCTGGCGGCTATGCCTATTTTCCTGCAGGAACTTCGCATTCGATCTCGGCAAGCGCGGCGGCGAAACTGATTGTTTTTGAGAAAGTTTATCGACCACTGAAGGGAACTGCGGCGCCACAAGTCGTCATCGGTCATGCGGCCGATGTCGAAGCGAAAGCGTTTCTCGGCGACCCCGATGCCCGATTGAAGACGCTGCTGCCGATCGAACCAGCCTTTGATCTGGCCGTGAACATTTTCACCTATCAGCCGGGCGCAACGCTTCCGTTTGTCGAAATCCATGTGATGGAACATGGGCTGCAGATGTTGGCCGGTGCGGGTGTCTATCGCTTGGGCGAAGACCACTATCCGGTGACTGCCGGGGACATTATTTGGATGGGATCTCACTGCCCGCAGTGGTTTGTGGCGATGGGCAAGCAGCCTGCCAGCTATATTTATTACAAAGACATTCATCGCGACGGACTTGAGGAGAAGGGATGA
- a CDS encoding ComEC/Rec2 family competence protein translates to MIFSLEALQADHGDALILHYGDASNPKFILIDGGPTAAGYHDVIKARLQEIHAAFFDEDVPLPLEMLMVSHIDDDHIDGLLELTREAIERDDEGSSPLYDIRTLWFNSFDEILGNKPAEIASVVASVMADRNSPILGTSVGDHFISDVLASVPQGRRLRADAKRLGLTPNLFFRNPDGSPALVAALDDGPRKLDFGNGLSLTVIGPSKKRISDLHDKWEQEIANDPSPETIAELAANADLSVPNLSSIVVLAEFGGKSMLLTGDARSDDVLKGLISAELIDNGSDTLSVDLLKLMHHGSNRNVTKTFFRRVRARHYVVSGNGEHNNPDIDTFEEMLEPGREDSDDFTIHLTNADGKHDFGTKIQAYEARKNGRGRTFSLKFRDDSALSIIVDLLEPVNY, encoded by the coding sequence ATGATCTTCTCATTGGAAGCGCTCCAGGCCGACCACGGCGACGCGTTGATTCTGCACTACGGCGATGCGAGCAATCCGAAGTTCATATTGATCGACGGCGGGCCGACAGCGGCCGGCTATCATGATGTGATCAAGGCGCGGCTGCAGGAGATTCACGCTGCGTTTTTCGACGAAGACGTGCCGTTGCCGCTCGAGATGTTGATGGTCAGCCATATCGACGATGACCACATCGACGGACTGCTAGAACTTACACGCGAGGCGATCGAGCGGGACGATGAGGGGTCCAGCCCGCTGTACGACATTCGAACTCTCTGGTTCAACAGTTTTGACGAAATCCTGGGGAACAAGCCAGCCGAGATCGCGAGCGTGGTGGCGTCGGTGATGGCGGATCGCAATTCACCGATTCTGGGGACGAGCGTCGGCGATCACTTCATTTCCGATGTGCTGGCCAGTGTCCCCCAGGGGCGTCGCTTGCGCGCCGATGCCAAACGGTTGGGCCTCACTCCGAATCTCTTCTTTCGGAATCCCGATGGATCTCCAGCTCTCGTGGCAGCGCTTGATGACGGCCCGCGAAAGTTAGACTTCGGCAACGGCTTGTCGCTGACGGTGATCGGCCCCAGCAAAAAGCGGATCAGCGATTTGCACGACAAGTGGGAACAAGAAATCGCAAATGATCCGTCCCCGGAGACCATCGCAGAGCTTGCTGCTAATGCAGATCTGTCCGTCCCCAATCTTTCCAGCATTGTCGTCTTGGCCGAGTTTGGCGGAAAGAGCATGCTCCTGACAGGCGATGCACGCAGCGACGATGTGCTTAAAGGATTGATTAGCGCCGAGTTGATCGACAACGGTAGCGATACGCTCAGCGTCGACCTACTGAAGCTGATGCACCACGGCAGCAATCGCAACGTCACGAAGACGTTCTTCCGCCGTGTGCGGGCGAGGCATTACGTGGTTTCGGGAAATGGCGAGCACAATAATCCTGATATCGATACGTTTGAAGAGATGCTGGAGCCCGGTCGAGAAGACTCGGACGACTTTACGATTCACTTAACCAATGCCGACGGCAAGCATGATTTCGGAACCAAGATCCAGGCCTATGAAGCTCGCAAAAACGGCCGGGGGAGAACTTTCTCGCTGAAGTTTCGCGACGATTCTGCGCTTTCGATCATTGTCGATTTGCTCGAGCCAGTGAATTACTGA
- a CDS encoding M20 family metallo-hydrolase, with protein sequence MTELRLAINSERIGRNLDRLAEFSDAPSPAVTRVLFTPTDMLGRQFICDLMQQVGLQVRLDAAGNIFGRWLGTKPELPPVATGSHCDAIPHSGRYDGTVGVIGAIEAIAALRESGFQPQRSLEVIMFNAEEPTRYGIGCLGSRLMSGRLTPPAAADLRDEQDETFEITRTAAGCVGSLDTVPLPAGCYRAFVELHIEQGPLLEQQNLPIGIVTAIAAPAALRVTFVGEGGHAGAVLMPQRKDALLPAAELALAAERAARELGGADTVATVGILEVHPGAINSIPSRCEMTVDVRDIDLVRRDQVLTSIQQQAASVGNRRNVATTVTLINADPPARCDETVVAAIENATRAANLPSLKMISRAYHDSLFMALIAPTSMIFIPCRGGVSHRPDEYASPAAIQAGVEVLARTLAQLSQE encoded by the coding sequence ATGACGGAGCTTCGGTTAGCGATCAACAGCGAGCGCATCGGCCGCAATCTCGATCGGCTCGCCGAGTTTTCTGACGCACCGTCCCCCGCGGTCACGCGCGTGCTGTTCACACCGACCGACATGCTCGGCCGCCAATTTATCTGCGACTTGATGCAGCAAGTTGGCTTGCAAGTTCGCCTTGATGCTGCGGGCAACATCTTTGGCCGCTGGCTGGGAACTAAGCCTGAATTGCCTCCCGTAGCAACAGGTTCGCACTGCGACGCAATTCCACATTCCGGTCGCTACGACGGTACGGTCGGCGTGATCGGAGCCATCGAAGCGATTGCTGCCTTGCGCGAAAGCGGCTTCCAGCCCCAGCGTTCGCTGGAAGTGATTATGTTCAACGCCGAAGAGCCGACCCGCTATGGCATCGGCTGTTTGGGAAGCCGACTAATGAGTGGTCGCTTAACCCCGCCAGCCGCCGCTGACCTGCGTGACGAGCAGGACGAGACGTTCGAAATCACACGCACTGCTGCTGGTTGCGTGGGATCGCTCGACACGGTTCCGTTGCCGGCCGGTTGCTATCGTGCGTTTGTCGAATTGCACATCGAACAAGGTCCATTGCTCGAGCAGCAAAACTTACCCATTGGCATTGTGACAGCCATTGCAGCGCCAGCGGCGCTACGAGTCACCTTTGTCGGCGAAGGTGGTCACGCAGGTGCGGTTTTGATGCCTCAGCGCAAAGACGCCCTCTTGCCTGCCGCTGAACTTGCACTAGCTGCGGAGCGAGCAGCCCGCGAACTTGGTGGTGCCGATACGGTTGCGACCGTCGGCATTCTGGAAGTTCACCCTGGGGCAATTAATAGCATTCCCAGCCGCTGCGAAATGACGGTTGATGTTCGCGATATCGATCTGGTGCGCCGCGATCAGGTGTTAACTAGCATTCAGCAGCAGGCAGCCAGTGTGGGTAACAGGCGAAATGTTGCGACCACGGTCACGCTCATCAATGCGGATCCGCCGGCCCGCTGCGATGAAACGGTCGTCGCCGCGATTGAAAACGCGACGCGTGCTGCCAATTTGCCGTCGTTAAAAATGATTAGCCGGGCCTATCACGATTCCCTCTTCATGGCCCTCATCGCGCCGACATCGATGATCTTTATCCCCTGCCGCGGCGGCGTCAGTCATCGTCCCGATGAATACGCGTCGCCCGCGGCCATTCAGGCCGGCGTGGAAGTACTCGCGCGGACCCTCGCCCAGTTGTCACAAGAGTGA
- a CDS encoding DUF4838 domain-containing protein: protein MTSLSTMLAFFLGGHLAALSVDAAEPSLLYGKQLTVPQTMRPELKAAVDDLRVTLKQMTGSDFSSSADGPPAGIILMKADDPQVPSDAIKLLPPDSREACVFWPDGETKLWIISRSDNGLSHAVYLYLEQLGCRWYFPAEHWKIIPQRNDIRIRKPFAIKPAFRSRVFAGSGGFGGNLPLDPKRQLQARWTEWQRRNRFGGEFRVAGHSGEAFNLKHRKELEAHPEWRAMVNGERVPWSLISKFCVGNQDVVDLFVKDRVDDYRLRQKRDPADPHSWAVSVEPADGGGHCTAPESLAIGNTSDRVFHVANQVARAVRKEFPDGKVSLFAYHEHAAVPSIPLEPNVYVQVIPYAFQRTGLTPDQLLDAWSQKVSRMGIYDYWSIPDWSHDLPTFDPLEFGPDRMRGWHRRGVDSFLCESTFSSGAMGPAWYIGSRLSWQPDTDVDALFEEFLRDSFGPAAPPMRQMLTRWSKGFHLTSHELGLSFRDIQDAAKLAERDPAGAARVADYGRYVVYLRLYFEHQLAPRGSAEQRVAAERLMRYMWSIYDSSMIHAFRLSQLLARDERLAGNVELAKTFDWQDQAAPGWKTVQRTTDEQIKKMVDEGVADFQPQDIVGRRFQGPLVRLSTTPAQIKPDSPEPVLFLNNTLEFQLLTNSRDFVFRPRIATELPVQFLITAPDGKQVTAQSIVTGAEWRTEWSTTEVNLPLAGLYRVQIISQKRPFRFSVPADTPLTMSGWTNSQGTPTPKLYFFVPTETTRLAIYTNYIPAGPPRFFDPAGVEVKPDLIDKGHLLILPVPAEHRGKVWSLDRAKSPISPLVMLNAPAAFAFSPEMLSVPQGALPSPKP, encoded by the coding sequence ATGACATCACTTTCCACGATGTTGGCCTTCTTTCTCGGCGGGCACCTTGCCGCACTCAGCGTGGACGCTGCCGAACCGTCACTTCTCTACGGGAAGCAACTGACGGTGCCGCAAACGATGCGGCCGGAACTAAAGGCAGCGGTCGATGACTTGCGAGTTACGCTCAAGCAGATGACTGGCTCCGATTTCTCGTCATCAGCGGACGGTCCGCCCGCCGGCATCATTTTGATGAAAGCTGACGATCCTCAAGTTCCTTCTGATGCAATAAAGCTGCTGCCGCCCGATAGCCGCGAAGCGTGTGTGTTCTGGCCCGATGGCGAGACAAAGCTTTGGATCATTTCTCGATCGGACAACGGTTTATCGCACGCGGTCTACCTGTATCTGGAGCAGTTAGGTTGCCGCTGGTATTTTCCGGCGGAGCACTGGAAGATTATTCCTCAGCGTAACGACATCCGCATTCGCAAGCCCTTTGCCATTAAGCCAGCCTTCCGATCGCGAGTCTTTGCAGGATCTGGTGGGTTCGGCGGCAATTTGCCCCTCGACCCGAAGCGGCAACTCCAAGCTCGGTGGACTGAGTGGCAGCGGCGAAATCGCTTCGGCGGTGAGTTTCGCGTGGCCGGGCATTCTGGCGAAGCGTTTAACCTGAAGCATCGGAAGGAACTCGAAGCCCATCCCGAATGGCGGGCGATGGTGAATGGCGAGCGTGTCCCTTGGTCGCTGATCTCCAAGTTTTGCGTGGGGAACCAGGATGTCGTCGATCTCTTCGTCAAAGATCGTGTAGACGACTATCGACTGCGGCAAAAACGCGATCCGGCTGATCCTCACTCGTGGGCAGTTTCGGTTGAACCCGCCGATGGTGGCGGGCATTGTACGGCTCCCGAGTCCCTCGCTATTGGCAACACGAGCGATCGGGTGTTTCACGTGGCCAATCAAGTTGCTCGCGCAGTGCGGAAGGAGTTTCCGGACGGAAAGGTGAGCCTCTTCGCCTATCACGAGCATGCTGCGGTGCCGTCGATTCCTCTCGAACCTAATGTCTATGTTCAGGTAATTCCCTACGCATTCCAACGCACGGGACTGACTCCCGATCAACTGCTCGATGCCTGGAGCCAGAAAGTTTCGCGAATGGGAATCTACGACTATTGGTCGATCCCCGACTGGTCGCATGATCTGCCAACCTTCGACCCGCTGGAGTTTGGTCCCGACCGCATGCGGGGCTGGCATCGCCGGGGCGTTGATAGTTTTCTCTGTGAGTCGACGTTTAGTTCGGGCGCGATGGGGCCAGCCTGGTACATCGGTTCGCGGCTATCCTGGCAGCCTGATACAGATGTCGATGCCTTGTTTGAAGAGTTTCTGCGCGACTCCTTTGGTCCGGCAGCGCCGCCGATGCGGCAGATGCTCACTCGCTGGTCGAAGGGATTTCACCTTACTTCCCACGAATTAGGGCTGTCGTTCCGCGACATTCAAGACGCCGCGAAACTTGCCGAACGAGATCCAGCGGGGGCCGCACGCGTGGCCGACTACGGTCGCTATGTCGTCTACCTGCGCTTGTACTTCGAGCATCAGCTCGCCCCGCGAGGTTCGGCAGAGCAGCGTGTAGCTGCCGAACGATTGATGCGTTACATGTGGAGCATCTACGACTCATCCATGATTCATGCCTTTCGCTTGTCACAACTCTTAGCGCGCGACGAGCGATTGGCCGGCAATGTCGAATTGGCTAAGACGTTCGACTGGCAGGATCAGGCTGCTCCGGGCTGGAAGACAGTTCAGCGAACCACGGATGAGCAAATTAAGAAGATGGTTGACGAGGGAGTGGCAGACTTTCAGCCGCAAGACATTGTCGGCCGACGTTTCCAAGGCCCGCTGGTCCGACTCTCGACAACACCGGCTCAGATAAAGCCCGACAGCCCGGAACCGGTGCTATTTTTGAATAACACGTTGGAATTTCAGCTGTTGACGAATAGCAGGGATTTCGTCTTCCGTCCTCGCATTGCCACGGAACTGCCGGTGCAATTCCTGATCACCGCCCCCGATGGAAAACAAGTCACGGCACAGTCCATCGTCACCGGGGCTGAGTGGCGCACCGAATGGTCGACAACGGAAGTCAACTTGCCACTTGCTGGTCTCTATCGTGTGCAGATCATTAGTCAGAAACGGCCGTTTCGGTTTTCCGTGCCTGCGGACACGCCACTGACAATGAGCGGATGGACAAACAGCCAAGGAACGCCGACCCCCAAGTTGTATTTTTTTGTGCCAACCGAAACGACCCGGCTGGCGATCTACACCAATTACATTCCCGCTGGTCCGCCTCGCTTTTTTGACCCTGCCGGCGTCGAAGTAAAGCCAGACCTGATCGACAAGGGACACTTGCTGATTCTTCCTGTCCCCGCAGAGCATCGTGGTAAAGTGTGGTCGCTGGACCGAGCCAAGTCTCCGATTAGTCCGCTAGTCATGCTCAATGCCCCAGCTGCGTTTGCGTTCTCTCCAGAAATGTTGTCAGTTCCACAAGGGGCTCTGCCAAGTCCTAAGCCATGA
- the uraH gene encoding hydroxyisourate hydrolase produces MTANSPITTHILDVSRGKPAAGVAVRLELWENTGQWQLCGTGTTNDDGRVVNLLDRASMVQGRYRLTFDTGNYYAELQASTFYPQVTVEFIVTATSEHYHVPLLLSPFGYSTYRGS; encoded by the coding sequence ATGACCGCTAACAGTCCGATCACGACGCACATCCTTGATGTCTCCCGTGGCAAGCCAGCCGCAGGCGTGGCGGTTCGGCTGGAACTGTGGGAAAACACCGGGCAATGGCAGTTGTGCGGAACGGGGACCACGAACGACGACGGCCGCGTTGTGAACTTGCTGGATCGTGCTTCAATGGTCCAAGGTCGCTATCGTTTGACATTCGACACAGGCAACTATTACGCGGAGCTTCAGGCGTCGACGTTTTATCCGCAAGTAACTGTCGAGTTTATCGTGACGGCGACTTCCGAACACTATCACGTCCCGCTGCTGTTGAGTCCCTTTGGTTACTCCACGTATCGTGGCAGCTGA
- the allB gene encoding allantoinase AllB: MNPGPRSFALRSTRVVTPNGVGPAIVVIESGKIQRVESIDVELATFVVDDLGDLVISPGVIDAHVHINEPGTNWEGFETATRAAAAGGVTTIVDMPLNSIPVTTDAIALAEKRSAAAGKCWVDVGFYGGLVPGNADQLPALIEAGVLGIKAFLCHSGLDEFPNATEQDLRAAMPLLARAGVPLLVHAELLTLSSPAVTDVRSFSQFVTSRPEQWELDAIELMIRLCREYRCPVHIVHLATSTALPIIAAAKQERLPITVETCPHYLFFDGTKISDGDTRFKCAPPIRTGEATLLFGGLLDGTIDTIGSDHSPCPLEMKSIDTGNFSTAWGGIASVQLTLSAVWTFLGKQGCHDLSLLSRWLAVAPAELVGLAHRKGKIAPGYDADLVVWDPDPTWTIQGDELFHRHNVTPYDGFTVSGKVTRTYVRGNLVFADGVHREQPIGQMLSRTPTKVLRISVAERINSWSEQAAREAFENCCAAPGWIEQMLKRCPFASDAEVVASASEIWWSLPREEWLAAFAAHPKIGDLESLQKKYRSTAGWASGEQASVAQARNDTLRDLARYNREYEERFGHIFIVCATGKSADEMLALLESRLSNEASTELNIAAAEQLKITLLRLEKLAA; the protein is encoded by the coding sequence GTGAACCCAGGGCCACGCAGCTTTGCGCTCCGCAGTACCCGGGTGGTGACGCCAAACGGTGTGGGCCCCGCCATCGTCGTCATTGAGTCGGGAAAAATTCAACGAGTGGAATCGATCGACGTCGAATTGGCCACCTTTGTTGTCGATGACCTTGGTGATTTGGTCATTTCGCCTGGCGTGATTGATGCGCATGTTCACATCAACGAACCCGGGACCAATTGGGAGGGCTTCGAGACTGCCACACGTGCCGCAGCAGCTGGTGGCGTGACAACCATCGTCGATATGCCGCTCAACAGCATTCCGGTTACTACGGACGCGATAGCACTGGCCGAGAAGCGAAGCGCAGCTGCTGGCAAGTGCTGGGTGGATGTTGGCTTTTACGGTGGGCTAGTCCCCGGTAACGCTGACCAATTGCCAGCACTGATCGAGGCAGGCGTCCTGGGCATTAAAGCATTTTTGTGTCATTCCGGTCTCGACGAGTTTCCGAATGCTACAGAGCAAGACCTGCGCGCAGCGATGCCACTCTTGGCCCGCGCTGGAGTGCCACTGTTGGTGCATGCGGAGTTGCTGACCTTGTCTTCGCCAGCTGTGACTGATGTTCGCTCATTTTCGCAATTTGTCACTTCCCGCCCTGAACAATGGGAACTGGATGCGATCGAACTGATGATTCGCCTGTGCCGCGAATATCGGTGCCCTGTCCATATTGTTCATTTGGCGACGAGCACAGCACTGCCGATAATAGCAGCGGCCAAGCAAGAACGATTGCCCATCACGGTGGAAACGTGTCCCCACTATCTATTCTTCGACGGCACGAAGATCAGCGATGGCGATACTCGCTTCAAGTGCGCGCCGCCGATCCGCACGGGGGAAGCGACGCTCCTCTTCGGTGGTCTACTGGATGGGACAATCGACACGATCGGCTCGGACCATTCTCCTTGTCCACTGGAAATGAAGTCCATCGACACGGGCAACTTCTCAACCGCCTGGGGCGGAATTGCTTCGGTACAGCTGACCCTTTCGGCGGTGTGGACGTTCCTGGGGAAGCAAGGCTGCCACGATCTATCGCTGCTCAGCCGATGGCTTGCGGTCGCACCTGCCGAACTGGTGGGGCTCGCGCATCGCAAAGGAAAGATTGCTCCTGGCTACGATGCGGATTTAGTCGTCTGGGACCCGGACCCTACTTGGACCATTCAAGGCGATGAACTGTTCCATCGCCACAATGTGACTCCCTACGACGGTTTTACTGTCAGTGGGAAAGTCACCCGAACCTATGTGCGCGGAAATCTCGTCTTCGCCGATGGTGTTCACCGCGAACAGCCAATTGGCCAGATGCTAAGCCGAACACCTACCAAGGTTCTTCGCATCTCCGTCGCTGAGAGAATCAATTCGTGGAGCGAGCAAGCCGCCCGAGAGGCGTTCGAGAACTGCTGCGCTGCACCAGGCTGGATTGAGCAGATGCTCAAACGCTGCCCATTTGCGAGTGATGCGGAAGTCGTTGCCAGTGCCAGCGAAATCTGGTGGTCCCTGCCGCGCGAAGAATGGCTGGCTGCTTTCGCCGCCCATCCGAAGATTGGCGATCTAGAAAGTCTGCAGAAGAAATATCGTAGCACTGCAGGCTGGGCTTCCGGTGAACAAGCGAGCGTTGCGCAAGCCAGAAACGATACCTTGCGCGATCTAGCGCGCTACAATCGTGAGTACGAAGAGCGGTTCGGCCATATCTTCATTGTCTGTGCTACCGGCAAGAGTGCGGACGAAATGTTAGCGCTGCTCGAATCTCGACTTTCGAACGAAGCCAGCACGGAACTCAACATCGCAGCGGCCGAACAACTGAAGATTACGTTACTGCGGCTCGAAAAGCTGGCCGCTTAA
- the pucL gene encoding factor-independent urate hydroxylase, which produces MTAHLYSQRYGKSRVRLSRITRNGPRHEFIELTAAISLDGDFAAAFTAADNHLIVATDTMKNTVYALANEHGVPSIEAFGLRLAAHFLETYAHVSQVTVSLEERPWTRINLDGEEEAHSFVASAGEEYCCEIAANRQATTMRSGLRGLRVLKTTGSGFSGFLRDRLTTLPETDDRIFATAIEASWPCANLCTDWLAIRQSIRAEFLRVFAREFSPSVQATLFQMAEAVFARCVEIDEISITMPNQHHLPANLTPLGLKNANVTFIPTDEPHGLISAVVRRGSQEAS; this is translated from the coding sequence ATGACCGCTCATCTATACAGTCAACGCTATGGTAAGTCGCGAGTCCGCTTGTCGCGAATCACGCGCAATGGTCCGCGACACGAGTTCATCGAACTGACGGCGGCGATTTCGCTCGATGGTGACTTTGCCGCAGCTTTCACAGCCGCAGACAATCATCTGATTGTCGCAACCGACACCATGAAGAACACGGTGTATGCCTTGGCGAACGAGCATGGCGTTCCATCGATCGAAGCATTCGGTCTGCGGCTGGCCGCTCATTTTCTCGAAACCTACGCGCATGTCAGCCAGGTCACTGTTTCGTTGGAAGAGCGGCCCTGGACGCGAATCAATCTGGATGGCGAAGAAGAGGCACATAGTTTTGTGGCGTCTGCCGGTGAGGAATACTGCTGCGAGATTGCTGCGAATCGCCAGGCAACGACGATGCGCTCGGGCCTGCGGGGCTTGCGCGTGTTAAAGACAACGGGATCGGGATTCTCTGGTTTTCTGCGCGATCGGTTGACGACGCTGCCGGAAACGGATGACCGCATCTTCGCCACAGCGATCGAAGCGAGTTGGCCCTGCGCGAACTTGTGTACCGATTGGTTGGCTATTCGACAGTCCATTCGCGCCGAGTTTCTCCGCGTGTTCGCTCGCGAATTCAGTCCATCGGTACAGGCCACGCTGTTTCAGATGGCCGAAGCTGTTTTCGCACGCTGCGTGGAGATCGACGAAATTTCGATCACGATGCCCAATCAACATCACCTGCCGGCGAACTTAACGCCGCTGGGTTTGAAGAATGCCAACGTCACCTTCATCCCAACCGATGAACCGCATGGCCTGATCAGCGCCGTGGTGCGGCGTGGCAGTCAGGAAGCGTCGTGA
- a CDS encoding glycerophosphodiester phosphodiesterase: MKTRICLILFSLCQFGESLASMGAEPTRPLVVAHRGLLHHAPENTLANFRACLELRSGFEFDVERTKDGQLICIHDSTVERTTNGTGKVSELTLEQVRRLDAGSWFDLSFAGEKVPTIEEVLRLVAEYRRHEVLIAVDLKASFVEKDVVRLAEEHQVLDRLIFIGRTISEPQVREQIKLAAPKAQTAVVANDEDEFPAALAARNADWVYFRYLPPQAQMTAVHKARKRAFIAGTTVSGNLPDNWQRAADVGMDGILTDYPLELRAAIRRKRNQ; encoded by the coding sequence ATGAAAACCAGAATCTGCCTTATCCTCTTCTCACTTTGCCAATTTGGCGAGTCACTCGCCTCGATGGGAGCCGAACCGACGCGCCCGCTCGTCGTTGCGCATCGCGGACTCCTCCATCACGCACCAGAAAACACGCTTGCCAACTTCCGGGCCTGCCTGGAACTTCGCAGCGGGTTCGAGTTCGATGTCGAACGCACGAAAGATGGACAGCTGATCTGCATTCACGACAGCACTGTCGAGCGAACGACGAACGGTACAGGCAAGGTTTCCGAGCTGACACTGGAGCAAGTCCGCCGACTGGATGCCGGGAGTTGGTTCGACCTGTCATTCGCCGGCGAAAAAGTGCCCACGATCGAAGAGGTTCTCAGGCTCGTCGCGGAATATCGGCGACATGAGGTTCTGATTGCCGTCGATCTTAAAGCCTCGTTTGTCGAAAAAGATGTGGTGCGCCTGGCCGAGGAACACCAGGTTCTCGACCGCCTGATCTTCATCGGCAGAACGATTTCCGAGCCGCAAGTGCGCGAGCAAATCAAGCTGGCTGCGCCCAAGGCCCAAACCGCAGTTGTCGCCAACGACGAGGATGAATTCCCTGCTGCGCTCGCGGCAAGAAACGCCGACTGGGTATATTTCCGCTATCTGCCGCCCCAAGCGCAGATGACAGCCGTGCATAAGGCTCGCAAGCGGGCCTTCATTGCCGGGACAACAGTAAGCGGCAATCTTCCGGACAATTGGCAGCGCGCGGCCGATGTGGGGATGGATGGTATTTTGACCGACTACCCACTCGAATTGCGAGCGGCGATTCGCCGAAAACGCAACCAATAG
- a CDS encoding GNAT family N-acetyltransferase: protein MLPANYRISLVERSHCQAIIEICQLVYPTEKPYTLEELEDHLQVFPQGQFVAIDQTCNEVAGVHFTLRLRMADFHLDDSWDVLTAGGTFLDHVPNGPTLYGADIMVHPRHQHHGLGHALTDQARSLVQQENLWRMVGASRLPGYGKYRGAMTIEQYVDEVINGKLFDPVLSVHMKDGWSVVRPIHGYLQHDDDSAGWAEVIQWVNPACPPPPEFDLRNVPMLV, encoded by the coding sequence ATGCTTCCCGCTAACTATCGCATCTCCCTCGTTGAACGGTCACATTGCCAGGCGATCATCGAAATCTGTCAACTGGTCTACCCCACGGAGAAGCCCTACACGCTCGAGGAGCTTGAGGACCACCTGCAAGTGTTTCCGCAGGGGCAATTCGTGGCAATCGACCAAACTTGCAACGAAGTTGCTGGCGTGCACTTTACGCTACGACTCCGCATGGCCGACTTCCACCTCGATGACTCGTGGGATGTACTCACCGCCGGCGGGACATTCCTGGACCACGTACCGAATGGTCCAACGCTCTACGGTGCAGATATCATGGTCCATCCCCGCCATCAACACCACGGACTCGGTCATGCTCTAACTGACCAGGCTCGCAGCCTCGTGCAGCAAGAGAATCTCTGGCGAATGGTGGGCGCAAGCCGTTTGCCGGGTTATGGCAAGTACCGCGGGGCAATGACCATCGAGCAGTACGTCGATGAGGTGATCAATGGCAAGCTGTTCGATCCTGTGCTCAGCGTTCACATGAAAGACGGGTGGTCGGTGGTACGGCCAATCCACGGTTATTTGCAACATGACGACGACAGCGCCGGCTGGGCCGAGGTGATTCAATGGGTGAATCCTGCTTGTCCACCCCCGCCCGAATTCGACCTGCGAAACGTTCCCATGCTGGTCTGA